In the genome of Actinobacillus lignieresii, the window AAAGAAAGTTTGATGTTGCTATATAATATGGTCGGTGCAAGAATGAAAAAGGGTTTTCAGTACCGATGTTTAAATTGCGGCTATCAAAGTTATAGACTAAGTTGGCATTGTCCGTCTTGTCGTCAGTGGGAACAAATTAAACCTATACACAGCATTGATTCACAAATTAATTGAATAAACTAAAATTGAGGAGTCCTTATGGATAATAAAATTATTGTTGCTTTAGACTATGAAACAGAATACGAAGCATTGAGTTTTGTAGATCAAGTTGATCCGTCTCTTTGTCGTGTGAAAGTAGGCAAAGAAATGTTTACGACGTTAGGCACAAATTTTGTTAAACAATTACATGAACGTAAATTTGATGTTTTCCTTGATTTAAAATATCACGATATTCCGAATACCGTGGCTCGTGCGGTACGTTCCGCTGCGGATTTAGGCGTGTGGATGGTGGATTTACACGCTTCGGGCGGCTTAACCATGATGGAAGAAGCGAAAAAAATCTTAGAGCCGTACGGTAAAGATGCGCCGTTACTTATTGCAGTAACGGTTTTAACCAGTATGGAAGATTTAGATTTGCTACAAATCGGAATTAATGCTTCACCAATGGAGCAAGTGATTCGTTTAGCTCACCTTGCGCAACGTGCCGGATTAGACGGTGTGGTTTGTTCTCCGCAAGAAGTGGAAGTGCTTCGTACGCATTGCGGCAAAGATTTTAAATTAGTCACACCGGGTATTCGTCCGGAGGGTTCTGATGTCGGCGATCAACGTCGAATTATGACGCCTAAACAAGCGATTGAAACCGGATCCGATTATTTGGTTATCGGTCGTCCGATTACACAGGCTCAAGACCCGTTATCGGTATTAAAATCAATTAACGCCTCTATTCGTTAATTAGTCACGGATTAAATAAGGTGGGCTTTTTTGCCCGCCTTTTGTTTTAAGCGGTCGAATTTTAAGGATTTTTTACTCATGACATTAGTCTATTCAACGGAAAGCGGACGTATCGTACCTGAGAAAGTGAAAGCGGTGCGTCCGAAAGGTGACGGCATCGTCCGTATTCAGCGTCAAACCAGCGGCAGAAAAGGAAAGGGCGTGTGTGTAATTAGCGGATTGGATTTGGATGATGCTGAACTCAAATTATTAGCCGCAGAACTGAAAAAGCGCAGTGGTGTCGGCGGTTCGATAAAAGACGGGCTGATTGAAATTCAAGGCGATAATCGCGATTTGTTGAAGCAAGTTTTGGAACAGAAAGGTTTCAAGGTAAAACTTGCCGGCGGTTAATCATCCCTATACAAGCGGTGAAATTTGGAAAAAATTTTACAAAAAATGAGTGAAATCTGACCGCTTGTTTTCTTAGGAAAACGAGACTTTTTCTCTTTCCCAAATGGTTTTCTTTGCGAAAGCTAATTTATTCCCGGTATGTTTTATCATATCCAAGCGAATTTCCCATACATCGCTCGATTTTAAGCGGGCGATTGGATGGCGAGCATAATAGCAATCTAAAGCCTCTTGGCATGCCGTATAACCGGTCAAACGGGTGCAATACGCCGAGAATTGAATGCCTTCAATTTCAGTGAGGGTTTCAACTTGAGCGGCAATTGTGCCTACAATATGTGCGTTTTCTTGCATCAACAGACCGTGGCGTGTGTTTTTATCGGTCAGAATGATTAATCGAACTTGTTCGCTATCGAAAGCATAAAAACAGTTTGCCGCCCAAAAGTCGTTTGCGCCATAGACGGCAAAACTTACGACATGATTTTGTCGGATAAAGCGGCTGATATGGGAGGGAAGTTTCTGTATCATATATTCTTTTAAAATATCCCACCGTAACAGTGGGATGTTGTATCTGTTAAGCGACAAACATTTGCCAAAAATAAGAGAACGGCATTACTAAAATGAGTGCCGGCAACATATTCGCTACGGCAAAATGTTTGATTCCGCAGATACGTAAACCGGTGGCGAGCATAATAAACCCGCCTGCCGTGGAGAAGTCAGCAAGCATATTTGGGGTAGTGAGCGGCATAATCAAACTGGCTAATAATGCTAAGCTGACTTGCACCAAAATCAATGGTACGGCGATACTTGAAACCGCATAGCCTAAAGTAGCGGCAAAAATACCGGCGGTAAAGAAGTCTAAAATCGCTTTAATAAATAACACGGACGGATCACTGGTCATCCCTTCTTTCATCGAGCCGAATACGCCCATACCGCTGGCACAAAATAGGATTAAAATTGCGACAAATTGGTTTAAAAATTCTTGGTGCGAAACACCGGAGGGTGGGAAAATTTTATCTACAGTATGACGCATTTTGCCGGCAAGATTACCAATGCCTTTCTCCAAATAGATTAACTCGCCAATAATCGTGCCGACAATTAACGCTAACACCACGGCAGACATATTTTTTGCACCGATAATCAGCATAATTCCTAAACCCATTGAGCAAAGACCAAATAACGGCGGCAAATTACTTTTTACTCGTTCCGGCAATTTTGAACCTAAAAATGCACCGATAAGTCCGCCGATCAATACCGCCGCGCCGTTTACATAAGGACCTACAGGCATTCTTTCTCCTTATTATTCGCTTCGCCCCAACGAGGCATAGGTAAATCAAAATCAAATAGATCCAATGCTCTGGCTACGCTATGAGTAACCAGCTCGTCAATTGTCATCGGATTTTGATAAAAAGCCGGCACCGGCGGAAAAATAATCCCCCCCATTTCCGTCACTCGACGCATATTATCAATATGAGCTAAGTTGAACGGCGTTTCTCGTACCATTAGCACTAATTTTCTACGTTCTTTAAGCACCACATCCGCCGCTCGAGTTAAAAGATTATCGCTAAAACCGAGAGCAATCGCTGAAAGCGTGCGAATAGAGCAGGGGGCGACCAGCATACCGAGCGTTTTAAATGATCCGCTGGCGATACTGGCGCCGACATTATGGATAGAATGTACTTGTGAAGCCAAATCCAACAGCTGTTCTCGCTCAATCTTTGTTTCTAAAGAACGGGTCATTTCCGCCCCTTTAGTGAGTACTAAATGGGTTTCCACATCAAGCGATTTAAGTAACTCAAGTGCTTTATAGCCGTATTGAAAGCCGCTTGCGCCACTAATACCAATAATAATTCGTTGTTTCATAAGTAACTAAAAAAGCGGTCGAATTTTGCAAAAAAATTGCAAATTTTGACCGCTTATAAGATTAGCGTAAGGTTGCTACAAGCATGGTCAGCATAAAGCTTACCACGGCTAAAATAAAGTTTTTAAGCGAGAACGGTTGTAATTTTTTGAATGCTTTCACACTGAATACGATATAAAGCACTAAAAATGCCATTTTAGGAAGAAGCCATTGCATTTCATTTAACGCATAAATACCGTTTGAAAGTAAGATCGCTAATAATGCGATACCTGAAACCAGTAGTAACGTATCTACAATATGCGGTGCAATACGTAAAACTTTATATTGACGCCAATCCACCATTTTCGAGGCTAAGACGCCACGTGTCAGCAACAAAATCAAACTGATATAGGCAAAGCCTACATGACCTAATACTAATTGAGGAAAAAATTCCATAATCACTCCAAGTTAAATGAATAATAAGCGGTTAAAATTGCCGATTATTCTGCAATTTCCGTTTTTAAATATTGGAAAATCTCACGATAATTTTTAGGCGGTTTATTCGCCTCACGTTCTTTTTGTGCGCCGCGAATTAAATTACGTAAATGTTGGCGATCCAATTGCGGGTGTTCGGTCAATAAATGTTCTAAAGACGAATCGCCCATATTCACCAATTGATCACGTACTAGTTCCAATTTATGTAATAACGCTTGCTGTTGGTTATGACGATTTTTTACTTTATCCAACGCTTCTTGAATCGGCTCCGGATCGCGATTGCGCAGTAATTTCCCGATAAATTGAATCTGACGGCGGCGCGCTTCCAATTTGAAGCCCTGCGCTTGACGAATGGCGTCTTTCAGATCGTCATCAAGCGGAATTTTTTCAAGATTCTGCGGGGTTAATTCAATAAGTTCCGCCCCAAGTTTTTTTAAATGTTCCGAGTCTCGTTTGATTTCACTTTTACTTACCCAGATGATTTCTTCTTCCTCATCCGTCCAATCAATCTCATTTTTGCTACGTTTTTTAGCCATTGTTATTCCTTCAATCGTAAAAAATACCGTATTCTAACAGAAATTTAAGGTAGAATATACGCATCCTCCTTAGCCATTTTCAATTATCAATTTTAAGTTAAAAAATCATGTCATTAACAACAAAACAAGATCTCCAAAAGCAAGAACAAGAACTTCGTCAAGCGGTCGAATTTGCACTGAATTTTGCCAAAAAATCAGGCGCAGAAGCGGAAGTCGGCGTCACTAAAGTTGCCGGGCTTTCGGTTTCAACTCGTTTGGAACAAACGGAAAATATCGAATTTAATAATGACGGCTCACTCGGGATTTCGGTATATGTCGGCAAACGTAAGGGCAATGCTTCAACCTCGGATTTACAACCGCAATCGATTCAACGAGCGGTCGAATCCGCGTTAGCGATTGCAAAATATACCTCGGAAGACGAGTGTGCGGGTTTAGCCGATAAAGAGATGATGGCGTTTGAAGCACCGGATCTGGAACTTTATCACCAAGCGGATATTTCGGTCGAACAAGCGGTTGAATTAGCTTTAGAAGCGGAGCATCACGCTCTGAACACGGATGAGAAAATAGTGAATAGTGAAGGCGCAACCTTTAATTCGCATAGCGGTGTGAGAGTGTACGGCAATACTCACGGAATGTTACAAAGCTACCTCTCCAGCCGTTATTCGCTGTCTTGTAGTGTGATTTCCGCCTATGAAGATCAATTGGAACGTGATTATGAATACACGATTTCACGTGAGTTCGACAAATTACAATCGCCGGAATGGGTCGGTCGTCAGGCAGCGTTTAAAGCGGTTGATCGTTTGAATCCGCAAAAGATCAAAACCTGTGAAGTGCCGGTAATTTTTTATAACGATGTGGCAACCGGTTTAATCGGGCATTTAGCCGGTGCAATTAGTGGTGGAGCATTATATCGTAAATCGAGTTTCTTATTAGATAAGTTAGGCACGCAAATTTTACCAAGTTGGTTTGCAATCTCTGAGCGCCCGCATTTATTACGTCAATTAGCTTCATCCGCTTTCGATAGCGAAGGGGTAATTACCCAAGATAGAGAAATTATTATTGACGGTGTATTGCAAACTTATCTGATGACCAGCTATTCGGCACGTAAGATGGGCTTAAAAACGACCGGGCACGCAGGCGGTATTCATAACTGGTTAGTCAAGCCAAATCGTACAGGCGGTTTGGATACGCTTCTAAAAGAGATGGGAACCGGTTTATTGGTAACTGAATTTTTAGGCTCGGCAATTAATGCGGTAACCGGCGAATATTCGCGCGGTGCGGCAGGTTTTTGGGTGGAAAACGGCGAGATTCAGTATCCGGTGGCGGAAATTACCATTGCCGGTCAATTGCAAGAAATGTATAAAAATCTGATTGCGGTGGCGGATGATATCGAGCATCGTTCGAATATTCAAACCGGTTCGATTTTATTGGATAAGATGAAAATTTCCGGCGAATAAAAATTTACAATATTGAGAATAATTCTTATTGACATTATTAATAAGATTTCTTAGAATGAACCCAGTTACATTGTTAGGGTAATGTAACAAATGCTAAATAACTTTATCGTCATCTAAAGTTATAAAGCAATTAGGGTAAAAGTAAATTCGTTAGGTTCAAATAGCTAATCCGAAAGGATTAGCTATTTTTTTACAAAAAATTGAGCGAATTTAACCGCTTGTCTTTCAGTTAAAACAAAAGGCGAACAATGCGTTCGCCCTGTAAAATGTTATAAACAGTTTTTATCGCCGCGAGAAAGACTAATAACGCCGGATCGTACGATTTCGACTATTGTCGTTTCTTGTTTTACCGCTTCAATAAACGCATTCAGTTTTTCACTGGTGCCGGCTAATTGCACGGTATAAAGTTTCGGCGTAATATCAACAATTTGCCCGCGGAAAATATCGACCATTCGTTTTAATTCGTCACGAGATGAACCTGTCGCACGCACTTTTAATAATAAGACTTCACGTTCAATATGCTCGGTAGGGCTTAAGTTTGAAACTTTGAACACGTCAATCAATTTATGCAATTGCTTTTCGATTTGCTCAAGGACGTTTTCATCGCCTTGGGCAACGATTGTCATACGTGAAAGCGTTTCATCGTCAGTCGGCGCAACGGTTAAACTTTCGATATTAAACCCACGTTGAGAAAAAAGGCCTACCACACGGGATAATGCACCCGATTCGTTTTCGAGTAATACTGATAATGTTCTACGCATCTGTTCTCTCCGTTTTGCTTAAAATCATCTCATTCATCGCACCGCCACGAATTTGCATCGGGTAAACGTGCTCGGTTTCATCTACTTTTACATCGACAAACACTAATTTGTCTTTGATAGCAAAGGCTTGGGTGAGTTTTTCTTCCAATTCGTTCGGGTGATCAATCGTAATGCCGACATGACCGTAAGCTTCGGCTAATTTGGCAAAATCAGGCAGTGAATTCATATATACCTGTGAATGGCGACCGGAGTAGATCAGATCTTGCCACTGCTTCACCATACCTAAGAAGCGATTGTTTAAGCTCACAATCACAACCGGCGTATCATATTGTTTCGCCGTAGAAAGCTCTTGAATATTCATCTGAATCGAGCCGTCACCGGTTACACATACTACAGTTGCTTCCGGATGGGCGAATTTTACGCCGATTGCTGCCGGTAAACCGAATCCCATGGTACCGGCTCCGCCCGAGTTGATCCAGCGACGAGGTTTTTCAAACGGATAATGGAGTGCGGCAAACATTTGGTGCTGACCGACATCCGAAGCCACATAAGCCTCACCATCGGTAATTTTATGAATTAATCGAATGACTTGCTGCGGTTTGATTACATCTTTACTTACTTCAAAATTTAAGCACTGACGAGCTTTCCATTCATTGATTTGTTGCCACCAAGCGGTCAAATCCGCTTGATTTTTTGCAAGATTTTCTTCTTCTAAAAGGCTGAGAAACTCTTCCAAGACGTTTTTTGCGCTACCTACAATCGGAATATAAGCCGGAACGGTTTTTGAAATAGAAGCCGGATCAATATCCACATGAATGACTTTTGCATTCGGGCAATATTTCGCTAAATTATTCGTGGTACGGTCATCAAAACGTACGCCAATGCCGAGAATCAAATCGCTTTCGTGCATTGCGTTATTCGCTTCGTAAGTACCGTGCATACCGAGCATACCTAAAAATTGTTTGTTTGATGCAGGGAAAGCGCCTAAGCCCATTAACGAACTGGTTACCGGTAAGTTTAACTTCGTTGCAAAGTCGGTAAGTTGCGTTGCACATTCCGCAGAGATAATCCCGCCACCAATGTATAACACCGGTTTTTTTGCCACTAATAGGGCTTTTAATGCCTTTTTAATTTGCCCTTTATGCCCTTGTACGGTCGGGTTATATGAACGTAGCGATACTTCTTTCGGATATTCATAGGTAAATTTATTCGCCGGATTTACCATATCTTTCGGAATATCAATTAAGACCGGACCGGGGCGACCGGTTGAAGCAATATAAAAGGCTTTTTTGATTATTGAAGGAATATCTTCCGGATTTTTGATCATAAAACTGTGTTTAACCACAGGGCGTGAAATACCGAGCATATCACATTCTTGGAAAGCATCCGTACCGATTAAAGCGGAAGGCACTTGACCGGTTAAGATCACAAGCGGGATGGAATCGGCATAAGCGGTGGCAATACCTGTGATCGCATTGGTTGCACCGGGACCGGATGTTACTAATACACAACCGACTTTACCGGTTGAGCGAGCGTAACCGTCCGCCATATGGACCGCGGCTTGCTCATGGCGCACAAGAACGTGGTTAATATTATCCAGCGTATGAATGGCATCATAAATATCTAATACCGAACCACCCGGATAGCCGAAAACGTACTCTACGCCTTCGTCTTTCAAGGATTGAACAACCATTTCTGCTCTGGAAAGTTTTTTCATTGAATCCTCCAACGATTTTTAAGTGAAATATTGTGTTTGCTTTATAATGAAAATGATTCTGCAAAAAAATAAAATGTTTGTCTAGGGGGCGGAAAGCTTTTTTGAAAGCGATATAAGCGGTTTAAAATACTTTTTATTTTGTATATTTGGTATTTTATAAAATGAAATAGTATGATTTAGGCGTAAAAAGTATTTTTAACCAGATTTTATAAAATGAGAAGGATTTAATTTTTTTGTTAAGAAAGGTAAAAATATTCGGAATAGGTAGCGAGAAAAGAAAATAGTGTGAGATTTATCACACTATTTTTAAATACGGTTAATCAATATGATTATTTTCAATTGGATTTGATTGTTCGACGGGTTTATTGGCGATCATTTCTTCCACTTCCGTCGCAAGTTTCGCAATCGCATTTCGATAAGTAATTTCGAGTGTTTCCGTACTGGTTGCGATTACCCCCTGATCAATTAAGAAACCGTCATTAACATCATATACCCAGCCGTGAATCGAGAGTTTCTTACCTCGCTTCCAAGCGGCGGTAACAATAGAACTGCGCCCTAAGTTATAAACTTGCTCGGCAACGTTTAAGCGGGTAAGCATATTGGCACGTTGCTCGGAGGGAAGATTACCGAGTAAATAGCTGTGTTTAAACCACAGATCACGAATATGCAATAACCAGTTGCTGATTAAACCGTAATCTTCGACAGTACCAATTGCCGCTTGGATACCACCGCAGTTGGTATGACCGCAAATAATAATATGTTCGATCTCCAATACATCTACCGCATATTGCACGACGGAAAGACAATTCAGATCGGTATGTATAACTAAATTTGCCACGTTACGATGAACAAAAAGCTCGCCCGGACCTAAACCGGTTAATTTTTCGGCCGGAACACGACTGTCCGAACAGCCAATCCAAAGATAAGTCGGCTTTTGATGCTCGGCAAGTTGTTTAAAATAATCCGACTGTTCGTCTTTCATCCGAGTTGCCCAAGCATGGTTATTGGCAAACAATTTTTCTATCTGTTTCATGGTTCAGCCTTGTTAAAAATTTGTTACTAAATCTTTCTGCATTCTAGCATAGAATAAAAAAGCGGTCGAATTTGTAAAAAATTATACAAATTCGACCGCTTGTAAATCGGGTTTTGAATTATTCAACTAATGATATTTTAGCGGCTGATGCACCGCGTTCACCGTTAATCAGCTCAAATTGTACCTTTTGACCTACTTTAAGGGAACGATATCCTTCGCTCTGAATTTCGGAAAAATGCGCAAAAATATCGCCTTCGACATTATCGCTTGTAATAAATCCGAATCCTTTCGCACTATTGAACCATTTCACGATGCCAACTTCCATAATTCTCTCCTATCTTACGGCATTGATATTACGCGGTGCATTGTAGTCAAAAAAGTGAACCTCACAATCGGAAATGTTTTAAAATTCGAACAAGATCACAAAATTTTTTAAAATACGGAGGTTTCTAAACGCAACGATCCTTTTTCTACAATAATCGCCTTACCGAATTTCTTAACAAGCACTTCTTTCGCTTTAGTTTCGTCGAGCGTATATATCGGCGTAGAGTTTAAAATGCGAGTTAAGCCGTCCATTAGCACCGGTAAAAACATTTGTAATTCGTCTTGGTATTTTGCTGGAGTAGCGGAATAGTTAAGCAAACGTACATCTTGCAAATATAGCGTACCTTTTTCCGCATCATAGTAGGGAACCGTATCCATATTCAGATAAATTTGGGCATCGTATTTTTTCCCTTTGGCTTGCAAGATACCGTCGATCACACCTGAAACGGCGACTTTCTTTTCATCGGTCTGCCCGATTTCGGTAGCAAGATTGTAAAGATGATAATCCAATTGAAATAGCCCCGGGATACCGACTTTGTCTTTTAATGGGATTTTCTCCGCCAAACGGGTTTCAAGATATCGATTGATTTCCTCTTGGCTGATAGTGAATGCCTTTACATTGGCTATTAAGAACAATGAAAACGATATAGCGGTAAAGAGGAGTGTTAAGCACTTTTTCATGATATTTCCTTGTATTCAAGACGGCTTATTCTAGTTTTGTTGTGTGAAAAAGGGTAAAATAATTCTTTTTTAATTTGGATGGGACTATAGCAATTTCATTCAATGAAGGAAATAAAATGATTAAAAAATTTGTCATCTGTCTCTGCGTTTGTGTGATTGCCGGCTGTGCTGTCGGCGGTAGTGCGAGTGTAGGCGGAGGCTCAAACGGTGTAGGTGCGGGTTTCAGTTTAGGAACGGGGATCCGCTTTTAATTTGCAAATCATAAGCGGAATATGACCGCTTGTTGATATGTTTATAGACTGTTTATCTATAAGGAATTTGAATGAAATATGAATTAAAAACGACCAGCGGCAATGCGCGTCGCGGTCGTTTGACGTTTTCTCGCCCGAAAGGCGAATATGTGGTTGAAACGCCGGCATTTATGCCGGTCGGTACATACGGCACGGTAAAAGGAATGACGCCGGAAGAAGTAGCGGCAACCGGTGCGCAAATTTTATTAGGCAATACTTTCCATCTGTGGCTGCGCCCGGGGCAAGAAGTAATGAAATCACACGGTGATTTACATGACTTTATGCAATGGCACGGTCCGATTTTAACCGATTCGGGCGGTTTCCAAGTATTCAGCTTAGGCAAATTACGTAAAATCAAAGAAGAAGGGGTAACTTTCCAAAACCCGATTAGCGGTGAGAAAATTTTCCTTTCGCCGGAAAAATCGATGGAAATTCAATACGATCTCGGTTCGGATATCGTGATGATCTTTGATGAATGTACGCCGTATCCGGCAACCTTTGATTACGCTAAAAACTCAATGGAAATGTCATTACGTTGGGCGAAACGTAGTCGTGATCGTTTTGACGAGTTACAAAATCCGCGTGCGTTATTCGGTATTGTACAGGGCGGTACTTATGAAGAATTGCGTAAGATTTCGGTTGAAGGCTTAGTTAATATCGGCTTTGACGGTTATGCGGTTGGTGGTTTGGCGGTAGGCGAACCGAAAGAAGAAATGCACCGTATCCTTGAATTTACCACACCGTTATTACCGCGAGATAAACCGCGTTACCTAATGGGCGTAGGTAAACCAGAAGATCTGGTTGAAGGTGTACGTCGCGGTATTGATATGTTCGACTGCGTAATGCCGACCCGTAATGCACGTAACGGGCATTTATTTGTCAGTAACGGTATCGTGAAAATTCGTAATGCGAAATATAAAACGGATACCACACCGTTAGATCAGGAATGTGATTGCTACACTTGCAAAAACTATACGAAAGCCTATTTATATCACTTAGATAAATGCGGTGAGATTTTAGGTGCGCGTTTAAATACGATTCACAATTTACGTTATTATCAACGTTTAATGGCACAGATCCGCCAAGCGATTGAAGAAGATCGTTTTGATGATTTTGTAGTGGAATTTTATGCCAAAATCGGTAAGGAAGTTCCGCCGTTACAATCGGAAGTGAATAAATAATTCCAAATTTCTTACTGGCACAAGTTTAGGCTTGTGCCTTTTTGTCAATAAGTGATTAGATAGAGAGGTGATTATGCAACAACTTGAACCGCAACAATTCGCCAGCTGGGCGGAACCGATAGATATGTTGTACGCTTGCCACAGTAAGGTAAAACGTTTTTGTAAACAGCTACAAATTTTACCTGAATATTTGGCAAAAAATGGGGTAAATCAGGCGGTTAAAAACGATGTGCAGCAAATTATCAATTATTTTAACCTTTCCGCACCGTTACATCATGAAGATGAAGAATGTGATTTTTTTTCCGGCATTAATTCAAGTGCAACCGCAGGCTCAAGCCGATATTGATGAACTGGAGAGCCAGCATGAGTCGTTACATCAAAATTGGGCGTTACTATCCGAACAATTGGAAGCATTGGTTGCCGGTACTCGTAGCGATATTGATGTCGATCTTATTGCTCGTTTTGTAGCAGGATATGATGTACATATTGCGATTGAAGAGCCGTTATTTGAACTCGGTCGGACCCATTTGGCGCAATCCGAATTAGAGCGTATGGGTAAAATTATGGCGGAACGTCGTAAAGTCGCTTAATAGATAATGA includes:
- the pyrF gene encoding orotidine-5'-phosphate decarboxylase; the encoded protein is MDNKIIVALDYETEYEALSFVDQVDPSLCRVKVGKEMFTTLGTNFVKQLHERKFDVFLDLKYHDIPNTVARAVRSAADLGVWMVDLHASGGLTMMEEAKKILEPYGKDAPLLIAVTVLTSMEDLDLLQIGINASPMEQVIRLAHLAQRAGLDGVVCSPQEVEVLRTHCGKDFKLVTPGIRPEGSDVGDQRRIMTPKQAIETGSDYLVIGRPITQAQDPLSVLKSINASIR
- the yciH gene encoding stress response translation initiation inhibitor YciH, with amino-acid sequence MTLVYSTESGRIVPEKVKAVRPKGDGIVRIQRQTSGRKGKGVCVISGLDLDDAELKLLAAELKKRSGVGGSIKDGLIEIQGDNRDLLKQVLEQKGFKVKLAGG
- a CDS encoding DUF554 domain-containing protein, with the translated sequence MPVGPYVNGAAVLIGGLIGAFLGSKLPERVKSNLPPLFGLCSMGLGIMLIIGAKNMSAVVLALIVGTIIGELIYLEKGIGNLAGKMRHTVDKIFPPSGVSHQEFLNQFVAILILFCASGMGVFGSMKEGMTSDPSVLFIKAILDFFTAGIFAATLGYAVSSIAVPLILVQVSLALLASLIMPLTTPNMLADFSTAGGFIMLATGLRICGIKHFAVANMLPALILVMPFSYFWQMFVA
- a CDS encoding UbiX family flavin prenyltransferase, whose product is MKQRIIIGISGASGFQYGYKALELLKSLDVETHLVLTKGAEMTRSLETKIEREQLLDLASQVHSIHNVGASIASGSFKTLGMLVAPCSIRTLSAIALGFSDNLLTRAADVVLKERRKLVLMVRETPFNLAHIDNMRRVTEMGGIIFPPVPAFYQNPMTIDELVTHSVARALDLFDFDLPMPRWGEANNKEKECL
- a CDS encoding SirB2 family protein is translated as MEFFPQLVLGHVGFAYISLILLLTRGVLASKMVDWRQYKVLRIAPHIVDTLLLVSGIALLAILLSNGIYALNEMQWLLPKMAFLVLYIVFSVKAFKKLQPFSLKNFILAVVSFMLTMLVATLR
- the yjgA gene encoding ribosome biogenesis factor YjgA codes for the protein MAKKRSKNEIDWTDEEEEIIWVSKSEIKRDSEHLKKLGAELIELTPQNLEKIPLDDDLKDAIRQAQGFKLEARRRQIQFIGKLLRNRDPEPIQEALDKVKNRHNQQQALLHKLELVRDQLVNMGDSSLEHLLTEHPQLDRQHLRNLIRGAQKEREANKPPKNYREIFQYLKTEIAE
- the pmbA gene encoding metalloprotease PmbA: MSLTTKQDLQKQEQELRQAVEFALNFAKKSGAEAEVGVTKVAGLSVSTRLEQTENIEFNNDGSLGISVYVGKRKGNASTSDLQPQSIQRAVESALAIAKYTSEDECAGLADKEMMAFEAPDLELYHQADISVEQAVELALEAEHHALNTDEKIVNSEGATFNSHSGVRVYGNTHGMLQSYLSSRYSLSCSVISAYEDQLERDYEYTISREFDKLQSPEWVGRQAAFKAVDRLNPQKIKTCEVPVIFYNDVATGLIGHLAGAISGGALYRKSSFLLDKLGTQILPSWFAISERPHLLRQLASSAFDSEGVITQDREIIIDGVLQTYLMTSYSARKMGLKTTGHAGGIHNWLVKPNRTGGLDTLLKEMGTGLLVTEFLGSAINAVTGEYSRGAAGFWVENGEIQYPVAEITIAGQLQEMYKNLIAVADDIEHRSNIQTGSILLDKMKISGE
- the ilvN gene encoding acetolactate synthase small subunit; translation: MRRTLSVLLENESGALSRVVGLFSQRGFNIESLTVAPTDDETLSRMTIVAQGDENVLEQIEKQLHKLIDVFKVSNLSPTEHIEREVLLLKVRATGSSRDELKRMVDIFRGQIVDITPKLYTVQLAGTSEKLNAFIEAVKQETTIVEIVRSGVISLSRGDKNCL
- a CDS encoding acetolactate synthase 3 large subunit; translated protein: MKKLSRAEMVVQSLKDEGVEYVFGYPGGSVLDIYDAIHTLDNINHVLVRHEQAAVHMADGYARSTGKVGCVLVTSGPGATNAITGIATAYADSIPLVILTGQVPSALIGTDAFQECDMLGISRPVVKHSFMIKNPEDIPSIIKKAFYIASTGRPGPVLIDIPKDMVNPANKFTYEYPKEVSLRSYNPTVQGHKGQIKKALKALLVAKKPVLYIGGGIISAECATQLTDFATKLNLPVTSSLMGLGAFPASNKQFLGMLGMHGTYEANNAMHESDLILGIGVRFDDRTTNNLAKYCPNAKVIHVDIDPASISKTVPAYIPIVGSAKNVLEEFLSLLEEENLAKNQADLTAWWQQINEWKARQCLNFEVSKDVIKPQQVIRLIHKITDGEAYVASDVGQHQMFAALHYPFEKPRRWINSGGAGTMGFGLPAAIGVKFAHPEATVVCVTGDGSIQMNIQELSTAKQYDTPVVIVSLNNRFLGMVKQWQDLIYSGRHSQVYMNSLPDFAKLAEAYGHVGITIDHPNELEEKLTQAFAIKDKLVFVDVKVDETEHVYPMQIRGGAMNEMILSKTERTDA
- the can gene encoding carbonate dehydratase translates to MKQIEKLFANNHAWATRMKDEQSDYFKQLAEHQKPTYLWIGCSDSRVPAEKLTGLGPGELFVHRNVANLVIHTDLNCLSVVQYAVDVLEIEHIIICGHTNCGGIQAAIGTVEDYGLISNWLLHIRDLWFKHSYLLGNLPSEQRANMLTRLNVAEQVYNLGRSSIVTAAWKRGKKLSIHGWVYDVNDGFLIDQGVIATSTETLEITYRNAIAKLATEVEEMIANKPVEQSNPIENNHID
- the cspD gene encoding cold shock domain-containing protein CspD, whose amino-acid sequence is MEVGIVKWFNSAKGFGFITSDNVEGDIFAHFSEIQSEGYRSLKVGQKVQFELINGERGASAAKISLVE
- a CDS encoding DUF1439 domain-containing protein; this encodes MKKCLTLLFTAISFSLFLIANVKAFTISQEEINRYLETRLAEKIPLKDKVGIPGLFQLDYHLYNLATEIGQTDEKKVAVSGVIDGILQAKGKKYDAQIYLNMDTVPYYDAEKGTLYLQDVRLLNYSATPAKYQDELQMFLPVLMDGLTRILNSTPIYTLDETKAKEVLVKKFGKAIIVEKGSLRLETSVF